One region of Salvia miltiorrhiza cultivar Shanhuang (shh) chromosome 3, IMPLAD_Smil_shh, whole genome shotgun sequence genomic DNA includes:
- the LOC131018730 gene encoding uncharacterized protein LOC131018730 has translation MTKQSMESQSATIKRLETTVGQLSGTLNQMQQQQQPGKLHGQGLQPHQAQAVTVLRNGKVVNNKVEAPVEEPPKEARMEEQVKEPRQPREEEKEKEKEPEVKLHKAAKPYKPPVPYPSRLKNEKLDQQFTDFYNMLAKVNVNLPLLDVIRNVPAYVKFFKELASKKRKFVDNEKILVSEVANSIMQQPLPPKQRDPGSFVINIALGNGKEASGMLDLGAGINLMPYSIFKQLELGDLKPTRMCLQLADRSVRYPRGVIEDILVKVGGLIVPVDFVVLEIGEVHENGKEHTLLLGRPFMATTNTLIDVKNGTIKMTVLGESVSFSVHHSRALPSSSFTNECSYIDAIDGLAEMVYVQEQEIVEVFAGSADMEEFAREAEERERERRDKLPIDEPVVLEDATTCKKPKLELKDLPNHLKYVYLEEGEEKPVIISAELTHEQEMALMEVLRSNKLAFGWGLADISGISPATCMHRIHLEDGATPKRDGQRRLNPILMEVVRKEVLKLLAEGIIYPIADSEWVIIK, from the exons ATGACAAAGCAGAGCATGGAGTCCCAGTCGGCTACAATCAAGCGTCTCGAGACAACCGTTGGGCAGCTCTCCGGGACATTGAATCAgatgcagcagcagcaacaaccagGGAAGCTACATGGACAAGGATTGCAGCCCCACCAAGCCCAAGCAGTTACTGTTTTACGCAATGGGAAGGTGGTGAACAACAAAGTGGAAGCCCCTGTAGAAGAACCCCCCAAAGAAGCCCGCATGGAAGAGCAAGTAAAGGAGCCGCGGCAGCCAAGAgaggaggagaaggagaaagagaaagagcCCGAAGTGAAGCTCCACAAGGCCGCCAAGCCATACAAGCCACCGGTTCCTTACCCAAGccggttgaagaatgaaaagctggaCCAACAGTTCACCGatttctacaacatgttggcaaaGGTGAACGTGAACCTGCCACTTCTGGACGTGATCAGAAATGTCCCGGCTTACGTGAAGTTCTTCAAGGAGCTGGCGTCCAAGAAGAGGAAGTTTGTTGACAACGAGAAGATCCTTGTGTCCGAGGTTGCCAATTCCATCATGCAGCAGCCCTTGCCACCCAAGCAacgagatccaggtagttttgttatCAATATCGCTTTGGGGAACggtaaggaggcctcgggtatgcttgatttgggggcagggattaatttgatgccgtactctatttttaagcaATTAGAGTTAGGCGATTTAAAACCCACTAGAATGTGCTTACAATTggcagatagatcagttaggtaTCCTCGCGGGGTTATTGAGGATATCCTAGTTAAAGTGGGTGGTTTGATTGTGCCTGTCGATTTTGTTGTGCTTGAGATAGGAGAAGTCCATGAGAATGGCAAGGAACACACTTTACTGCTAGGAAGACCATTCATGGCCACCACTAACACCTTGATTGATGTGAAAAATGGAACAATAAAAATGACCGTGTTAGGAGAGTCCGTGTCTTTTTCTGTGCATCATAGTCGCGCGTTGCCATCGTCTTCTTTCACCAATGAATGCTcttatatagatgctattgatGGCCTCGCCGAGATGGTTTATGTGCAGGAACAAGAGATAGTGGAGGTCTTTGCAGGATCGGCGGACATGGAGGAGTTTGCTCGGGAAgccgaggaaagagagagagaacgaagaGACAAACTCCCCATTGATGAGCCTGTGGTGCTTGAAGATGCCACGACATGCAAAAAGCCCAAGTTGGAACTGAAGGATCTCCCAAACCATCTCAAATACGTGTACctggaagaaggagaggagaaGCCCGTGATAATATCCGCCGAGCTCACGCATGAGCAAGAGATGGCGTTGATGGAAGTGCTAAGGAGCAACAAGTTGGCATTTGGTTGGGGCCTTGCTGATATCAGTGGCATTAGCCCCGCCACATGCATGCATCGGATTCACCTCGAGGATGGAGCAACACCTAAGAGGGATGGTCAACGAAGGCTCAACCCCATCCTCATGGAGGTAGTACGCAAGGAGGTACTCAAACTATTAGCGGAAGGGATCATTTACCctatcgccgatagtgagtgg gttATTATCAAATAG